The Terriglobales bacterium genome has a window encoding:
- a CDS encoding Ig-like domain-containing protein: protein MRKSVRLFAIICALCTWAPVLTSAKAADTSAIASNSDRGNGSKSNAVQPLFDLKEMTSSPFPSDRFTVFDMTENTGLRVALPKPTDCVANLTECVELDLVNELDGFSVRPRISIPFNDAIDYSTVNSSNIFLISLGNTLVDGHPPDYQSIAGTDVEEDAQIPAGAGKIIGINQVVWDAEGKTLYVGADKVLDQHTRYALIVTRGVHDTNGQPIEASKAFKRAIGDDTSDEDSSSEIDPRISAYERQLSAAVDEVHFFGVFRHDIAAASVFSTMSMTSGMEKIRDQILAASTPDPARFDIGPSGAPAVFDLSTVRAMTFNAQKSVSGALANVDLSDRLPLLRLLPRADSTANAIATLAYGKFTSSYYLNADATMQQVATFSGTPNVQHSNDVYFNLFLPSGSKPAGGWPVIIWGIGLGENINNVQNNNPGANNSGPFNVAADFASHGFATIAINPVGHGFGPASRVTVVRTDGTSTSFPVAGRAINLDGNANYANQEGWFAAAPQAIALARYSIRQTVADLMQLIRVIEVGMRVDPNGERDLDPSRVYYAGVSAGSSVGMVLCALDQRVRACDLTSLGGTPELFWRSPTFRNSVGSYLQTRSPSLINPAGTPVITSLGGVSIIGPFFNENIPDRDQPPLQNDVAGALQIQNVLDRAEWLDYNSSAAYAPYLRLRPLDGVAPGPFLIQEQRGDRASTNPTTENVVLAGEIADRVTLYRHDLFPQNAQFKDPHSVVLRTDNALMENIALMEQDQIAAFFASDGASVIDPDGSGLLFEVPASFIPADFGFIP, encoded by the coding sequence ATGCGTAAGAGCGTACGTCTTTTTGCCATCATTTGCGCTCTCTGCACGTGGGCGCCAGTTCTAACCTCGGCGAAAGCTGCCGATACTTCTGCAATTGCAAGCAACAGCGATCGCGGCAATGGTTCGAAGAGCAACGCGGTCCAACCGCTGTTCGATTTAAAGGAGATGACGAGCAGCCCGTTTCCTTCCGATCGTTTCACGGTGTTTGACATGACCGAAAACACTGGCCTTCGAGTCGCCTTGCCGAAGCCCACCGACTGCGTTGCTAATCTCACAGAATGCGTCGAATTAGATCTGGTCAACGAATTAGATGGTTTCAGTGTTCGGCCACGGATCTCAATTCCCTTTAATGATGCGATTGATTACAGCACGGTAAACAGCAGCAACATATTTCTGATCAGCCTGGGAAACACTTTGGTTGATGGCCATCCCCCCGATTATCAAAGCATTGCGGGTACCGATGTTGAAGAAGATGCGCAGATTCCCGCGGGCGCCGGCAAGATTATCGGCATTAATCAGGTGGTCTGGGATGCTGAAGGTAAAACCTTGTATGTCGGGGCCGATAAGGTACTCGACCAGCACACGCGTTACGCACTAATCGTCACACGCGGTGTGCACGATACAAACGGGCAGCCGATCGAGGCCTCGAAGGCATTCAAACGTGCGATTGGCGATGACACAAGCGATGAGGATTCCTCCTCGGAAATCGACCCGAGAATCTCCGCGTATGAACGCCAACTGAGCGCTGCGGTCGACGAGGTGCACTTCTTCGGTGTTTTTCGCCACGACATAGCTGCCGCAAGCGTCTTTTCGACTATGAGCATGACGTCAGGAATGGAGAAGATCCGCGATCAAATATTGGCAGCTTCGACACCGGATCCAGCACGGTTCGACATTGGCCCGAGTGGCGCGCCTGCGGTTTTCGATCTGAGCACAGTCAGAGCGATGACGTTCAATGCCCAGAAGTCTGTCTCTGGCGCTCTGGCCAACGTTGACCTTAGCGACAGGCTGCCGCTTCTACGTCTTCTTCCCCGTGCCGATAGCACAGCGAATGCGATTGCCACGCTCGCATACGGCAAGTTCACGTCCTCTTATTATCTGAACGCAGACGCGACGATGCAGCAGGTAGCCACGTTCTCGGGAACTCCAAACGTACAGCACAGTAACGACGTTTATTTCAACCTATTCTTGCCATCGGGTAGCAAGCCTGCAGGCGGTTGGCCTGTAATCATTTGGGGCATCGGCCTGGGTGAAAACATCAACAACGTTCAGAACAATAACCCCGGAGCGAACAACAGCGGACCATTCAATGTCGCCGCAGATTTTGCTTCTCACGGTTTCGCGACAATTGCCATCAATCCTGTCGGCCATGGCTTCGGACCTGCGAGCCGGGTCACGGTCGTGCGCACTGACGGCACGTCCACTAGCTTCCCAGTCGCCGGTCGCGCTATTAACCTCGACGGTAACGCGAATTACGCCAATCAGGAGGGGTGGTTCGCCGCTGCTCCGCAGGCCATCGCCCTGGCGCGCTACAGCATTCGCCAGACCGTAGCTGATCTTATGCAGCTCATTCGGGTGATCGAGGTCGGAATGCGTGTTGATCCGAATGGTGAGCGCGATCTTGACCCGTCCCGCGTCTACTATGCCGGCGTCTCCGCTGGTAGCAGTGTCGGAATGGTGCTATGCGCTCTGGACCAAAGAGTGCGAGCTTGCGACCTGACTTCTCTCGGAGGAACGCCCGAGCTATTCTGGCGCTCACCAACGTTTCGTAATAGCGTTGGGTCTTATTTGCAAACGCGTTCGCCGTCGTTAATCAACCCTGCGGGAACACCCGTGATCACTTCGCTTGGAGGCGTCTCTATTATTGGACCATTCTTTAATGAGAACATTCCGGATCGCGATCAACCTCCCCTGCAAAACGACGTAGCTGGCGCGCTGCAGATCCAGAATGTCCTCGACCGCGCGGAGTGGCTGGATTACAACTCTTCTGCTGCATATGCGCCATATTTACGATTGCGCCCTCTGGACGGGGTCGCGCCTGGGCCGTTCCTAATTCAGGAACAACGCGGAGATCGTGCTTCAACTAACCCAACCACCGAGAACGTCGTTCTTGCAGGCGAGATCGCTGACCGCGTGACACTCTATCGTCACGATCTCTTCCCCCAGAATGCGCAGTTCAAAGATCCACATTCGGTCGTACTCCGCACTGACAACGCACTGATGGAGAACATTGCGTTGATGGAGCAGGATCAAATCGCCGCATTCTTCGCGTCTGATGGTGCTTCGGTTATTGATCCTGACGGCAGTGGTCTCCTATTTGAAGTCCCGGCGAGCTTCATCCCGGCAGATTTCGGGTTTATTCCTTAA
- a CDS encoding prolyl oligopeptidase family serine peptidase, with amino-acid sequence MAVAGGKLFLSYVHNASSVVKVFTASGRPAGEVTLPSLGSVPEINGHWEGQNAFINFRSYTIPTTLIRYEAGSGKQSIWAHAEIPLDSNRFEVKQEWFLSKDGTRVPMFIIRKRDLKLDGNNPVWLTGYGGFDSSNLPFFNPQAIVWAEHGGVFVETNLRGGGEFGEEWHRAGMLDHKQNVFDDFISAAQWLIEHKYTNPTRLAIEGGSNGGLLVGAAMTQHPELFRAVICWHPLLDMLRYDKFMMAQFWVSEYGTAQDPEQFKYLYAYSPYQHVEENKKYPAVLFMTGDGDTRVAPLHARKMTAAMQRVTAGDRPVLLRYELIAGHAGGRSATQTIGDDVDQFTFLFWQLNMK; translated from the coding sequence ATGGCAGTCGCCGGCGGCAAGCTCTTCCTCAGCTACGTACATAATGCATCTTCCGTTGTGAAGGTGTTTACTGCTTCAGGCAGACCAGCGGGCGAAGTAACGCTTCCCAGTTTGGGATCAGTGCCTGAGATAAACGGCCACTGGGAAGGTCAGAACGCATTTATAAACTTTCGCTCGTATACGATTCCAACTACGCTCATCCGATATGAGGCAGGCAGCGGCAAACAGTCTATATGGGCTCACGCAGAAATCCCGCTGGACAGCAACCGATTTGAGGTAAAGCAGGAATGGTTTCTCTCAAAAGACGGCACCCGCGTTCCCATGTTCATTATCAGGAAGCGTGACCTCAAGCTCGACGGAAACAATCCCGTCTGGCTAACCGGGTATGGTGGTTTCGATTCCAGTAATCTCCCGTTTTTCAATCCGCAAGCTATCGTCTGGGCCGAACATGGCGGAGTCTTTGTCGAAACTAACCTTCGCGGCGGCGGTGAATTTGGCGAAGAGTGGCATCGGGCGGGCATGCTGGATCACAAGCAGAACGTCTTCGATGATTTCATCTCTGCTGCACAATGGCTGATCGAGCATAAGTACACGAATCCCACGCGGCTCGCGATCGAAGGCGGCAGCAATGGTGGGCTATTGGTGGGAGCCGCCATGACCCAACACCCAGAACTGTTCCGCGCCGTCATTTGCTGGCATCCGCTTCTCGACATGCTTCGCTATGACAAATTCATGATGGCCCAATTCTGGGTTTCCGAATATGGCACAGCGCAAGATCCGGAGCAGTTCAAGTACCTTTATGCCTACTCTCCTTACCAGCACGTGGAGGAAAACAAGAAATATCCCGCCGTACTGTTCATGACAGGGGATGGGGACACCCGCGTTGCTCCACTCCACGCGCGGAAAATGACTGCAGCAATGCAACGAGTCACTGCTGGGGATCGGCCTGTGCTATTGCGGTATGAGCTCATCGCCGGACACGCCGGTGGTCGCTCGGCCACACAAACCATTGGGGATGATGTCGATCAATTCACGTTCCTGTTTTGGCAATTAAACATGAAGTGA
- a CDS encoding carboxymuconolactone decarboxylase family protein, producing MWKENEENEGQPDPPYFLYKRPIAVCDTAGENRTAMKSSAFDKAEAATRAPGVQDHEASPSILAAFRRAKRRYGHVPLSTRIRATEPKLLDAAERMNKYTASPGAVDPKLKELVQLKVAAMVGCPF from the coding sequence ATGTGGAAAGAGAACGAGGAGAACGAGGGACAGCCTGATCCGCCCTATTTTCTTTATAAACGCCCAATTGCGGTTTGCGACACGGCAGGTGAAAATCGGACTGCCATGAAGAGTTCAGCATTCGATAAAGCAGAAGCCGCAACTCGCGCCCCGGGTGTTCAGGATCACGAGGCATCGCCTTCCATTCTGGCCGCGTTCCGTCGCGCCAAGCGGCGGTATGGTCATGTACCGCTTTCAACCCGTATTCGTGCCACAGAGCCGAAGCTGCTCGACGCTGCGGAGCGGATGAACAAGTACACCGCTTCGCCTGGAGCTGTCGACCCAAAATTGAAGGAGCTGGTGCAACTCAAGGTTGCAGCCATGGTTGGATGTCCGTTTTGA
- a CDS encoding efflux RND transporter periplasmic adaptor subunit: protein MLLGCSGGNSQSRPQASAPPTVVVTTVKSQLLHTTIALPAQIKAYESVDVFPKESGFITAIPVDRGSRVKAGQLLVKLSAPELVAQRTQAEAAVNAAQSQVVAAKAKLASDQTTYLHLKNAAQTPGVVAENDVAVAEQTTASDQAQVQAAQENAVAARQRLKSVSELESYLEIRAPFDAVVTERNLHPGALVGPSTGTGAPPILRLESTGRARLVIDVPEDYAIGIRDGQQVNFTADSIPGKTFHAPIARISHAIDERTRTMAVELGIQKEPQLVPGMFVTVQWQSQRTAPTLFVPTTAIANDLQRTFVVRVQSGKVEWIDVKPGVTSGNSIEAFGDLQANDLVAVRGTDELKPGTQVSIKEQ from the coding sequence TTGCTTCTCGGCTGCTCCGGCGGGAATTCCCAATCCAGGCCGCAGGCGTCGGCTCCGCCCACCGTGGTAGTCACGACCGTAAAATCGCAACTACTTCACACCACCATCGCGCTTCCTGCGCAGATCAAGGCATACGAATCGGTTGACGTATTCCCGAAAGAGTCCGGCTTCATTACGGCCATTCCGGTGGACCGCGGTTCGCGCGTGAAAGCCGGACAGCTTCTGGTAAAGCTCTCGGCTCCGGAACTGGTCGCGCAGCGCACGCAGGCGGAAGCGGCAGTGAATGCTGCGCAGTCGCAAGTGGTCGCAGCCAAGGCGAAGCTCGCTTCAGACCAGACGACCTATCTTCACTTGAAAAATGCAGCGCAAACGCCCGGAGTGGTGGCGGAGAACGACGTGGCCGTAGCGGAGCAGACCACTGCCTCCGATCAGGCGCAGGTGCAGGCTGCGCAGGAGAACGCCGTTGCCGCGCGACAGCGGCTCAAGAGCGTGAGCGAGCTGGAGTCTTACCTCGAAATTCGTGCGCCGTTTGACGCCGTTGTCACCGAACGCAATCTGCATCCCGGCGCGCTGGTTGGACCATCAACCGGAACTGGAGCGCCACCGATTCTGCGGCTTGAAAGCACCGGAAGAGCCCGGCTGGTGATCGATGTCCCGGAAGACTATGCCATCGGAATCCGAGACGGGCAGCAGGTGAACTTCACAGCGGATTCCATTCCGGGAAAGACCTTTCATGCGCCGATTGCGCGCATTTCGCACGCCATTGACGAGCGAACCAGAACTATGGCCGTGGAACTCGGCATCCAGAAAGAGCCGCAGCTAGTTCCCGGAATGTTCGTGACAGTGCAGTGGCAATCGCAGCGCACGGCTCCGACTCTGTTCGTACCGACAACCGCAATTGCTAACGACCTGCAGCGAACCTTCGTTGTTCGTGTGCAGAGCGGCAAAGTCGAATGGATCGACGTGAAACCGGGTGTCACATCGGGAAATTCCATCGAAGCATTCGGCGATCTGCAAGCCAATGACCTCGTCGCCGTCCGTGGAACCGACGAGCTGAAGCCGGGAACTCAAGTCAGCATTAAAGAACAGTGA
- a CDS encoding efflux RND transporter permease subunit, which translates to MWLIRTALRRPISTVIVVLGFALCSILALLRTRVDIFPDLNLPVIYVAQPYGGMSPQQMEGFISYYYEYHFLYINGIESVEAKSIQGNALLRLSFHPGTNMSEALAQTISYVNRARAFMPPGTVSPFVIRYDAGTLPVGYLVFSSPSRTLGEIQDLALNRVRPIFATLPGVSSPPPFGGNQRTIVISVRPEKLHAYGLSPQSVVQAVLSGNSIEPAGNANIGQYSEMVTTDTTVRQISDLLEIPLRTGPGAAVYLRDVGSVSDSSDILAGYALLNDKRTVYIPVTKRPDASTLDVVREVRESLPRFQSLVPEDIKISYEFDQSQYVRDALSSVLREGILGAILTGLTLFLFLRDWRSSLIVVITIPLALLIAVVALWAVGQTINIMTLGGLALAIGVLVDEGTVALENIYVHFAAEENKARAILEASREVATPRFLAMLSVLAVFVPSFFMAGAARALFVPLSLAVGFSMAASYLLSSSLVPVLSNWLLKPEHAEQGSTSETRFERFRQRFLRVLDRGLSNRALLLGIYSAACILLLVVTVPLLRREIFPSSATNQFRLRIDAADGTRVPVTEQLAREVLNAIHEEAGNAVDLTLSYVGTQGSSYPINTVFLWTGGPQEAVMNVSLRPESGMSVRDLEQKLRARFAKQFPGTRFSFEPGDLIGQTLSFGSPTVIDVATTGPQYNDVLGHAEKLRQELARVEELRDLEFAEPLHAPTIDVNVNRVLAGKLGTTADQVGQAVVAATASSRFVAPNYWRDPRSGVSYQVQVQIPQPEMTSIQAVQNIPVASSTGARPLLSQVASVRSSSVPGELDRQNGLWMIVLSANLGSADLGRAARDVQRAIQRSGTPPRGVTVQVRGQIAAMNQIFGNLSVGLGIAILVILLLLAANFQSLRLAFVVVSTVPAVLAGAALMLLITGTSLNLESFMGTIMAIGVAVANAILLVTFAEQNRRKDQEASAAARNAAGERLRPVLMTSLAMITGMLPMALGIGRGSAETAPLGRAVIGGLIAATVATLLVLPAVFGSAQRRTSLESVSLDPDDPASTFGVEK; encoded by the coding sequence ATGTGGCTCATTCGCACAGCGCTTCGCCGGCCCATCAGCACCGTCATCGTGGTGCTCGGATTTGCGCTGTGTTCGATTCTCGCCTTGTTGCGCACGCGCGTTGATATCTTTCCCGATTTGAACCTTCCTGTCATCTATGTTGCGCAGCCGTACGGAGGCATGAGTCCGCAGCAGATGGAAGGATTCATCTCGTATTACTACGAGTATCACTTCCTCTACATCAACGGTATCGAGAGCGTCGAGGCCAAGTCGATCCAAGGCAATGCGCTCCTGCGCCTCAGCTTCCATCCTGGAACGAACATGAGCGAGGCGCTGGCACAGACGATCTCATATGTGAATCGCGCGCGAGCGTTTATGCCGCCGGGCACGGTGTCGCCATTCGTGATTCGCTACGACGCCGGCACTTTGCCGGTGGGCTATCTCGTGTTCTCGTCGCCCTCGCGCACTTTAGGCGAAATTCAGGACCTGGCACTCAACCGCGTGCGTCCCATTTTTGCCACGCTGCCGGGAGTTTCCTCGCCACCGCCGTTCGGCGGCAATCAGCGCACGATCGTGATCAGCGTGCGTCCGGAGAAGCTCCACGCTTACGGGCTGTCACCGCAATCGGTCGTTCAAGCAGTGCTCTCCGGCAACAGCATTGAGCCGGCCGGGAACGCGAACATCGGACAGTACTCGGAGATGGTCACAACCGACACCACAGTTCGCCAGATTTCGGACCTGCTCGAGATCCCTCTGCGCACTGGACCAGGCGCTGCGGTGTATTTGCGCGATGTAGGAAGCGTCTCAGATTCTTCGGACATCCTTGCCGGATATGCGCTGCTCAATGACAAGCGCACTGTCTATATTCCCGTAACGAAACGTCCGGATGCTTCCACGCTCGACGTGGTGCGCGAGGTACGGGAGAGCCTGCCGCGATTCCAGTCGCTCGTGCCCGAAGACATCAAGATCAGCTATGAGTTCGATCAGTCGCAGTATGTGCGCGACGCCCTGTCGTCGGTGCTGCGCGAAGGCATTCTCGGCGCGATCCTTACCGGACTCACGCTGTTTCTTTTTCTGCGCGACTGGAGAAGTTCACTGATCGTGGTGATCACAATTCCTCTAGCGCTTCTGATCGCGGTGGTTGCGCTCTGGGCAGTGGGGCAGACGATCAACATCATGACGCTCGGCGGGCTGGCGCTCGCGATCGGCGTTCTCGTCGATGAAGGCACTGTCGCACTGGAAAACATCTACGTCCATTTTGCTGCAGAAGAGAACAAAGCGCGGGCCATTCTCGAAGCCAGCCGCGAGGTAGCGACCCCGAGATTTCTGGCAATGCTCAGCGTGCTCGCCGTCTTCGTCCCTTCATTTTTCATGGCCGGTGCCGCGCGAGCACTGTTCGTGCCGCTTTCTTTGGCGGTGGGCTTCTCGATGGCTGCTTCCTATTTGCTGTCGAGTTCGCTCGTGCCGGTACTCTCGAATTGGCTGCTCAAGCCCGAGCACGCGGAGCAGGGATCTACATCCGAAACGCGCTTCGAGCGTTTTCGTCAGAGATTCCTTCGCGTGTTGGACCGGGGACTGAGTAACCGCGCGCTTTTGCTTGGAATATATTCTGCGGCTTGCATTTTGTTGTTGGTTGTTACCGTTCCTTTGCTCCGACGCGAGATCTTCCCCTCTTCGGCAACAAACCAGTTCCGCTTGCGCATCGACGCCGCCGATGGCACGCGCGTTCCCGTTACGGAACAGCTTGCGCGCGAGGTGTTGAATGCGATTCATGAGGAAGCGGGCAATGCTGTCGATCTCACGCTGAGTTACGTGGGAACCCAGGGCTCGTCGTATCCGATCAACACGGTATTTCTGTGGACCGGCGGCCCACAGGAAGCGGTGATGAACGTTTCTTTGCGTCCCGAAAGCGGTATGTCCGTGCGCGATCTCGAACAGAAACTGCGAGCGCGCTTCGCGAAGCAGTTTCCCGGAACGCGTTTTTCGTTCGAACCCGGAGACCTGATTGGCCAGACCCTGAGCTTCGGCTCACCTACGGTCATCGATGTCGCGACCACCGGGCCGCAGTACAACGACGTGCTTGGCCACGCAGAAAAGCTACGCCAGGAATTGGCCAGGGTCGAGGAATTGCGCGATCTCGAATTTGCTGAACCGCTCCATGCTCCGACGATCGACGTCAACGTAAATCGTGTGCTTGCGGGTAAGTTGGGAACCACGGCCGATCAGGTCGGACAAGCTGTGGTCGCGGCGACCGCTTCGAGCCGGTTTGTCGCACCGAACTATTGGCGCGATCCCAGATCGGGAGTGAGCTATCAGGTCCAGGTGCAGATTCCGCAGCCGGAGATGACGTCGATCCAGGCCGTTCAGAACATTCCAGTGGCCAGTTCAACGGGAGCGCGTCCTCTGCTGAGCCAAGTCGCCAGCGTGCGTTCCAGCAGTGTGCCCGGCGAACTCGATCGCCAGAATGGCTTGTGGATGATCGTGCTCTCGGCTAACTTGGGAAGCGCCGATTTAGGCCGCGCAGCGCGTGACGTACAACGCGCCATTCAGCGGTCGGGCACTCCCCCCCGCGGAGTTACCGTGCAAGTGCGCGGACAGATCGCGGCCATGAATCAGATCTTCGGAAATCTGAGTGTCGGATTGGGAATCGCCATCCTTGTCATTCTGCTGTTGCTCGCGGCAAACTTTCAATCCCTGAGATTGGCATTTGTGGTGGTCTCGACAGTGCCAGCAGTGCTCGCGGGCGCCGCCTTGATGCTGCTGATTACAGGCACCAGCCTCAATCTCGAAAGCTTCATGGGAACAATCATGGCAATCGGCGTAGCCGTCGCGAATGCGATTTTGCTCGTGACATTTGCCGAGCAGAATCGCAGGAAAGATCAGGAAGCAAGCGCCGCTGCGAGGAATGCGGCGGGCGAGCGCTTGCGACCGGTACTGATGACTAGCTTGGCAATGATCACCGGTATGTTGCCGATGGCGCTGGGCATTGGACGAGGCAGCGCCGAGACGGCTCCGCTGGGCCGCGCAGTCATCGGTGGATTGATCGCGGCGACTGTGGCGACGTTGCTGGTTTTGCCCGCGGTATTCGGGAGCGCGCAACGGCGGACGTCGTTGGAGTCTGTGTCGCTTGATCCGGATGATCCAGCAAGTACATTCGGAGTGGAGAAATGA
- a CDS encoding TolC family protein: MKKQIVFVSLIVWTISLAAQQAPGSSPPNSFTLRQAVEFALGHYPQARAAAQKLIAAQAGVKLARTDYLPHTDMMWQSNRGTYNNITGQLLPQSVLPSLSGTVLPDTSGRSAWNTGTGALLSWQPFDFGLRAANVNVARAGEHAAEAQLEVTKLDVEANAANAFLEAAAAQRLTLSAKANVDRRETLAKSIHVLVDNQLRPGADASRADAELAAARTQFLRAKQAEQDTLIQLAEALGIAGQNVEIAPGSLSIVAPTVPVTEPNIKMNPAARFAFSEVEQSQAREHALDRSYVPQFRLQSGISGRGSGLNNTGQFLGGDNGLVPDRYNWALGITATFSPFDIFSLRARKQIEAANERSARAAYEGTVQQLTAAEQRARTSLETSIEIAKNAELELSAAQQSDRQAEARYKSGLATLVELADAQQLLVNAESEEAVARLSVWRALLATGFAAGDLTSFLADAEKASSGTQ; this comes from the coding sequence ATGAAGAAACAGATTGTTTTCGTCTCGCTGATTGTTTGGACAATCAGCCTCGCCGCTCAACAGGCGCCCGGGTCATCTCCGCCGAATTCCTTCACCTTGAGGCAAGCGGTCGAGTTCGCGCTTGGGCATTATCCGCAGGCACGCGCGGCTGCGCAGAAACTGATCGCGGCTCAAGCCGGAGTCAAACTTGCTCGGACTGATTACCTGCCGCATACCGACATGATGTGGCAATCGAATCGCGGCACTTACAACAACATCACCGGACAACTGCTGCCGCAAAGCGTTCTGCCATCGCTTTCAGGAACCGTTCTGCCGGACACTTCAGGACGGAGCGCTTGGAACACGGGAACTGGCGCTCTGCTCTCGTGGCAGCCTTTCGATTTTGGACTTCGCGCTGCCAACGTGAACGTTGCTCGCGCCGGAGAGCACGCCGCCGAAGCGCAACTGGAAGTCACGAAGTTGGACGTAGAGGCGAATGCCGCGAACGCGTTTCTCGAAGCGGCTGCGGCACAGCGGCTGACCCTTTCCGCGAAAGCCAATGTCGATCGCCGCGAGACTTTGGCCAAGTCCATTCATGTGCTCGTTGATAACCAGCTTCGTCCCGGAGCCGACGCCTCGCGTGCCGATGCCGAGCTTGCTGCGGCACGCACACAATTCCTGCGCGCGAAGCAGGCAGAACAAGATACGCTCATTCAACTGGCAGAGGCTCTCGGGATTGCAGGGCAGAATGTGGAAATCGCTCCAGGATCGCTCTCGATTGTGGCGCCCACTGTTCCCGTTACAGAACCGAACATAAAAATGAATCCTGCTGCCAGGTTCGCTTTCAGCGAGGTCGAGCAGAGCCAGGCGCGAGAGCACGCGCTCGATCGCAGCTACGTTCCGCAGTTCCGGCTCCAATCCGGCATTTCCGGACGCGGCAGTGGATTGAACAACACCGGCCAGTTTCTCGGAGGAGACAATGGACTGGTCCCTGATCGCTACAACTGGGCTCTCGGCATTACTGCGACATTTTCTCCGTTCGATATCTTCTCGCTTCGCGCTCGCAAACAAATCGAAGCCGCAAACGAACGCAGCGCGCGGGCAGCGTACGAAGGAACCGTTCAACAGCTCACCGCGGCAGAGCAGCGGGCAAGAACTTCGCTCGAAACTTCAATCGAAATTGCGAAAAATGCCGAGCTTGAGTTGTCCGCTGCGCAACAGAGCGACCGTCAGGCCGAAGCGAGGTACAAGTCCGGACTTGCAACTCTGGTCGAATTGGCGGATGCGCAGCAGTTACTCGTAAACGCGGAGAGTGAAGAGGCTGTTGCCAGGCTGAGCGTGTGGAGAGCGTTGCTGGCAACCGGCTTCGCTGCGGGTGATCTCACTTCATTTCTGGCAGACGCCGAAAAGGCATCGAGCGGTACGCAATAG
- a CDS encoding helix-turn-helix transcriptional regulator: MARHFTIAEDRYQDLYSGLIRLHILHHACEESIFGLGMIEELGRHGYKLSAGTIYPMLHRLEVSGLLRSREERNGRRRRRIYRATRAGEKALAAAKQKVWELFSELFEDQHAGKRTGRARHKQ, encoded by the coding sequence GTGGCACGTCATTTCACCATAGCCGAAGATCGTTACCAGGACCTCTACTCTGGGCTCATTCGGCTGCACATTCTCCACCACGCCTGCGAAGAATCGATCTTCGGCCTGGGAATGATCGAAGAGTTGGGACGACACGGCTACAAACTGAGTGCAGGCACCATCTATCCCATGCTGCATCGCCTGGAGGTGAGCGGCCTGCTTCGCTCGCGGGAGGAACGAAACGGACGCAGGCGTCGCCGAATTTATCGTGCCACGCGCGCCGGAGAAAAGGCTTTGGCAGCGGCGAAGCAGAAAGTATGGGAGCTCTTCTCTGAACTGTTTGAGGATCAGCATGCAGGAAAGCGGACCGGCAGGGCGAGGCACAAACAATGA